Proteins from a genomic interval of Buchnera aphidicola (Brachycaudus cardui):
- a CDS encoding aspartate aminotransferase family protein yields the protein MISKKRLITRDTFNKLILPVYNPLSFVPVKGIGSRIWDQQGKEYIDFSGGIAVTSLGHCHPLLNQVLKEQSERLWHLSNVFTNEPALRLAQKLVSSSFASRVFFANSGAEANEAAFKLARYYSSQVYNVQKNKIISFYNSFHGRTFFTVSVGGQLKYSNNFGPKPSGIMHASFNDIETVKSLIDHDTCAVVVELIQGEGGIIPATVSFIKDLRVLCNQYNALLIFDEIQTGIGRTGKLFAYQHYNIIPDILTLAKSLGGGFPISAMLTTKKIVSIITPGIHGTTYGGNPLACAVAESVINIIDTKKVLSGVQEKFEHIKSELNVINKRFKLFKEIRGRGLLIGIVLKSEFSNKIREILNFALLEGVIFLTAGNDVIRLAPSLIIDKIDITEGMKRFYRALEKVLY from the coding sequence ATGATATCAAAAAAAAGATTAATTACACGCGATACTTTTAACAAGCTAATTTTACCTGTTTACAATCCTTTATCTTTTGTTCCAGTAAAAGGAATAGGTAGTCGTATTTGGGATCAACAAGGAAAAGAATATATTGATTTTTCAGGTGGAATTGCTGTAACATCCTTAGGGCATTGCCATCCTTTATTAAATCAAGTTTTAAAAGAACAAAGTGAAAGATTATGGCATTTAAGTAATGTTTTTACTAATGAACCAGCTCTTAGATTAGCTCAAAAATTAGTTTCTTCTAGTTTTGCATCAAGAGTTTTTTTTGCAAATTCTGGTGCAGAAGCAAATGAAGCTGCTTTTAAACTAGCACGTTACTATTCATCTCAAGTATATAATGTTCAAAAAAACAAAATTATTTCTTTTTATAATTCATTTCATGGACGTACATTTTTTACTGTTTCAGTAGGAGGTCAATTAAAATATTCTAATAATTTTGGCCCAAAACCTTCAGGAATTATGCATGCTTCATTTAATGATATTGAGACTGTAAAAAGTCTTATTGATCATGATACTTGTGCAGTAGTTGTAGAATTAATACAAGGAGAAGGAGGAATAATACCGGCAACAGTTTCTTTTATTAAAGACTTAAGAGTATTATGTAATCAATATAATGCATTGCTTATTTTTGATGAAATACAAACAGGAATTGGTAGAACTGGAAAATTATTTGCTTATCAGCATTATAATATTATTCCAGATATTCTAACTCTTGCTAAATCTTTAGGTGGAGGTTTTCCGATTAGTGCAATGTTAACTACAAAAAAAATTGTATCAATTATTACGCCTGGAATTCATGGTACTACATATGGAGGAAATCCTCTAGCGTGTGCTGTAGCGGAATCTGTTATCAATATTATTGATACAAAAAAAGTTTTATCTGGAGTTCAAGAAAAATTTGAACACATCAAATCTGAATTAAATGTTATTAATAAACGTTTTAAATTGTTTAAAGAAATACGAGGTCGCGGTTTATTAATCGGTATTGTATTAAAATCTGAGTTTTCTAATAAAATACGTGAAATATTAAATTTTGCACTATTAGAAGGAGTAATTTTTTTAACAGCTGGCAATGATGTTATTCGTTTAGCCCCATCGTTAATTATTGATAAAATTGATATTACTGAAGGTATGAAACGTTTTTATCGTGCCTTAGAAAAAGTTTTATATTAA
- the tsgA gene encoding MFS transporter TsgA produces MTERNRIGLTWISFFSYAFTGALIVVTGIIMGNIANYFNLSISQMSNIFTFLNGGILIAILLNSWLIKIISLKKQLVFGFILTVIAIIGIIFCHSVFLFSINMFILGLVSGITMSIGTFLITHLYSGSKRGSKLLLTDSFFSMSGMIFPVISAYLLEKKIIWYWSYICIGGIYLFIILLTINLDFSKLKNKNTNQEQIKNIWNINVILLSLSALLYILGQLGFISWIPQYTTEILNINIKQTGSLVGSFWMSYMIGMWCFSIIIKFFNLHHMFIFLSGISTVLMYCFIHSNNYLVLQYIIISLGFFSSAIYTIIITLASLQTKKPSPKLINLILFFGTIGTLLTFIVTSPIVEYKGLYATLISSNILYSIVFLLSLLIYINTKYRKIICNNLF; encoded by the coding sequence ATGACAGAAAGAAATCGAATAGGACTTACATGGATCAGTTTTTTTTCATATGCATTTACAGGTGCATTAATTGTTGTTACAGGTATAATCATGGGAAATATTGCTAATTATTTTAATTTATCTATATCTCAAATGAGTAATATATTTACTTTTTTAAACGGAGGTATCTTAATAGCAATTTTACTTAATTCTTGGTTAATAAAAATTATATCATTAAAAAAACAATTAGTATTTGGTTTTATACTTACAGTCATAGCTATCATAGGTATTATTTTTTGTCATAGTGTATTTTTGTTTTCAATAAATATGTTTATACTTGGATTGGTAAGTGGAATTACAATGTCAATTGGTACATTTCTTATCACTCATCTATATTCAGGATCAAAAAGAGGTTCAAAATTATTATTAACTGATTCTTTTTTCAGTATGTCAGGTATGATCTTTCCTGTTATTAGTGCTTATCTTTTAGAAAAAAAAATTATTTGGTATTGGTCTTATATATGTATAGGAGGAATTTATTTATTTATTATACTTTTAACCATTAACTTAGATTTTTCTAAATTAAAAAATAAAAATACAAATCAAGAACAAATAAAAAATATATGGAATATAAATGTAATTTTATTATCTCTTTCAGCATTATTATATATATTAGGACAATTAGGTTTTATTTCTTGGATTCCGCAATATACGACTGAAATACTGAATATCAATATAAAACAAACTGGTAGTTTAGTTGGTAGTTTTTGGATGTCTTATATGATAGGAATGTGGTGTTTTAGTATAATAATTAAATTTTTTAATTTACATCATATGTTTATATTTCTCTCAGGAATTTCTACAGTTCTTATGTATTGTTTTATACATAGTAACAATTATTTAGTATTGCAATATATAATAATTAGTTTAGGTTTTTTTTCTAGTGCAATTTATACTATTATCATAACATTAGCTTCATTACAAACAAAAAAACCTTCTCCAAAATTAATAAATTTAATTTTATTCTTTGGTACTATAGGAACTTTGCTTACATTTATTGTAACTAGTCCTATTGTTGAATATAAAGGACTATATGCTACTTTAATTAGTTCAAATATATTATATAGTATAGTATTTTTACTATCTTTATTAATTTATATTAATACAAAATATCGAAAAATAATATGTAATAATTTATTTTAG
- the trpS gene encoding tryptophan--tRNA ligase: MIFSKPILFSAIQPSGKLTIGNYIGTMRHWSKMQDDYECLYCVADLHSLTVQVKHSFLEKSILDTISFYLACGVDPNKSIIFIQSHVHQHSQLNWILNCFSQFSELSRMTQFKTKKTIIENNYFKKINVGLFNYPILMASDILLYQTNFVPVGRDQKQHVELTRNIANRLNSLYGNIFTLPTPLISEYGSKIMSLLEPKKKMSKSDINEKNVIFLLDDISSVVSKVKNAMTDSEKSSKIYFDLEKKPGISNLLEIFSALTNKEIHILSQELEGVMYSEFKNIVSEHLSKFLLQLQQSYFKYRCNESYLKKIAYEGALKAQLKAEKTLNDINSKLGLIPFLK; the protein is encoded by the coding sequence ATGATTTTTTCTAAACCTATTTTGTTTAGTGCTATACAACCTTCTGGAAAATTAACTATTGGAAATTATATAGGAACTATGCGTCATTGGTCTAAAATGCAAGATGATTATGAATGTTTGTACTGTGTGGCTGATTTACATTCTCTTACTGTACAAGTTAAACACTCTTTTTTAGAAAAATCAATACTAGATACTATATCTTTTTATTTAGCTTGCGGTGTTGATCCCAATAAAAGTATTATTTTCATTCAATCACATGTTCATCAACATAGTCAATTAAATTGGATTCTTAATTGTTTTAGTCAATTTTCAGAATTATCTCGTATGACACAATTTAAAACAAAAAAAACAATAATAGAAAATAATTATTTTAAAAAAATAAATGTAGGTTTATTTAATTATCCTATTTTAATGGCATCAGATATCTTATTGTATCAAACTAATTTTGTTCCAGTAGGACGTGATCAAAAACAACATGTAGAATTGACACGTAATATAGCTAATCGTCTAAATTCTTTATATGGAAATATATTTACATTACCTACACCTTTAATTAGTGAATACGGTTCTAAAATAATGAGTTTGTTAGAACCTAAAAAAAAGATGTCGAAGTCTGATATTAATGAAAAAAATGTAATTTTTTTGTTAGATGATATATCAAGTGTTGTTTCAAAAGTAAAAAATGCTATGACTGATTCAGAAAAATCATCAAAAATATATTTTGATTTAGAAAAAAAACCAGGTATTTCAAATTTATTAGAAATTTTTTCTGCTCTTACCAATAAAGAAATTCATATTTTATCACAAGAGTTAGAAGGTGTAATGTATTCTGAATTTAAAAATATAGTTTCAGAGCATCTATCTAAATTTCTATTGCAATTACAACAATCTTATTTTAAATATCGTTGTAATGAGTCTTACTTAAAAAAAATAGCTTATGAAGGTGCTTTAAAAGCTCAGTTAAAAGCTGAAAAAACTTTAAATGATATCAATTCAAAATTAGGATTGATTCCATTTTTAAAATAA
- the rpe gene encoding ribulose-phosphate 3-epimerase, which produces MKKFFLAPSILSADFARLGEDIQKVIDAGSDLIHFDVMDNHYVPNLSMGPMVLESLRKYNITAPIDVHLMIQPVDNLIPQFAKAGANFITFHPEATQHIERTLQLIKDHGCKAGLAFNPATPLNFLDYILEKLDLILLMSVNPGFGNQSFLPATFNKLREVRKIIDSNFLDIILQVDGGVKVDNIAEIAFSGANSFVIGSGIFKFSNYNLIIQEIRKELKYAHSKSIH; this is translated from the coding sequence ATGAAAAAATTCTTTTTAGCTCCATCAATTTTATCTGCTGATTTTGCTCGTTTAGGAGAAGATATACAAAAAGTAATAGATGCAGGAAGTGATTTAATACATTTTGATGTTATGGATAATCATTATGTACCGAATTTAAGCATGGGTCCTATGGTTTTAGAATCACTTCGTAAGTATAATATTACAGCTCCAATTGATGTTCATTTAATGATACAACCAGTAGATAATCTCATTCCTCAATTTGCTAAAGCTGGAGCTAATTTCATTACTTTTCATCCAGAAGCAACACAACATATTGAAAGAACATTACAATTAATTAAAGATCACGGATGCAAAGCAGGATTAGCGTTTAATCCAGCTACACCACTGAATTTTCTTGATTATATATTAGAGAAATTAGATTTAATTTTATTAATGTCAGTAAATCCAGGATTTGGAAACCAGTCTTTTTTACCTGCTACATTTAATAAATTACGAGAAGTAAGAAAAATTATTGATAGTAATTTTTTAGATATTATTTTACAAGTAGATGGTGGTGTAAAAGTAGATAATATTGCTGAAATAGCATTTTCTGGTGCAAATTCTTTTGTTATAGGTTCAGGAATATTTAAATTTTCTAATTATAATCTTATCATTCAAGAGATTCGAAAAGAACTAAAATATGCTCATTCTAAATCTATTCATTAA
- the aroB gene encoding 3-dehydroquinate synthase, translated as MEKLTVILGKRSYPIKIGSGIIKEDNIFWPLKPGDQAMLVTNKTLANLLKDKVFYHLRKSGIKIDQVILSDGEQYKTLNEMEVIISALLEKKHTRDTTLIALGGGVIGDLTGFAASVYQRGVRFIQIPTTLLSQVDASVGGKTSVNHLFGKNMIGSFWQPSSVIIDVDCLKTLPYNQLVSGMAEVIKYAIIFDESFFSWLEENIETILSLDYKAISYCIKKCCELKAKLISLDEREKNFRALLNLGHTYGHAIEVHAGYGNWLHGEAISAGIVMAARTSELLGNLEKNDFKRILMLLKRTGLPIKGPKNMSAASYIPYMMRDKKVISGEIRLVLPLSIGKAEIYSNIDKNIILSAIKDSQ; from the coding sequence GTGGAAAAGTTAACAGTTATTCTAGGAAAACGTAGTTATCCTATAAAAATAGGTTCAGGTATTATTAAGGAAGATAATATTTTTTGGCCTTTAAAGCCAGGAGACCAAGCTATGTTAGTCACTAATAAAACGTTAGCTAACCTTTTAAAAGATAAAGTTTTTTATCATTTAAGAAAATCTGGTATAAAAATAGATCAGGTGATTCTTTCAGATGGTGAACAATATAAAACACTAAATGAAATGGAAGTAATTATTTCTGCTTTATTAGAGAAAAAACATACTCGTGATACTACGTTAATTGCATTAGGTGGAGGTGTGATAGGTGATTTAACTGGTTTTGCAGCTTCTGTTTATCAGAGAGGTGTTCGTTTTATTCAGATTCCAACTACGCTATTATCTCAAGTAGATGCTTCTGTTGGTGGCAAAACATCAGTTAATCATTTATTTGGTAAAAATATGATTGGTTCTTTTTGGCAACCATCTTCTGTAATTATTGACGTTGATTGTTTAAAAACACTTCCGTATAATCAATTAGTATCTGGAATGGCTGAAGTTATTAAATATGCTATTATTTTTGATGAATCATTTTTTTCTTGGTTAGAAGAAAATATTGAAACTATTTTATCACTAGATTATAAAGCTATATCCTATTGTATAAAAAAATGCTGTGAACTAAAAGCAAAATTAATTTCTCTTGATGAAAGAGAAAAAAATTTTCGAGCATTATTAAATCTTGGTCATACTTATGGTCACGCTATTGAAGTGCATGCTGGTTATGGGAATTGGTTGCATGGAGAAGCAATATCAGCAGGTATAGTCATGGCCGCTCGTACTTCAGAATTACTTGGAAATCTAGAAAAAAACGATTTCAAAAGAATATTAATGTTATTAAAAAGAACTGGTTTGCCTATTAAAGGACCAAAAAATATGTCAGCTGCTTCATATATTCCGTATATGATGCGAGATAAAAAAGTAATTTCAGGGGAAATTAGATTAGTTTTACCATTATCTATTGGAAAAGCAGAAATTTATAGTAATATAGATAAAAATATTATTCTAAGTGCTATTAAAGACTCTCAATAA
- the aroK gene encoding shikimate kinase AroK, with amino-acid sequence MAEKRNIFLIGPMGAGKSTIGRQLSQQLNMEFFDSDQEIEKRTGADINWVFDVEGESGFRVREQKIIDELTKKQGIILATGGGSVTFKETRNFLSARGIVIYLETTIDKQLSRTKRDKKRPLLQVTASNRTVLEDLAYKRNPLYENIADITVQTDNQSAKSVAFNIINLLEKI; translated from the coding sequence ATGGCAGAAAAACGAAATATCTTTCTAATTGGACCAATGGGTGCTGGAAAAAGTACTATTGGTCGTCAATTATCTCAGCAACTTAATATGGAATTTTTTGATTCTGATCAAGAGATTGAGAAACGTACGGGTGCAGATATAAATTGGGTTTTTGATGTAGAAGGTGAAAGTGGTTTTCGTGTAAGAGAGCAAAAAATTATTGATGAATTGACTAAAAAACAAGGTATCATATTAGCTACAGGAGGAGGATCTGTTACATTTAAAGAAACTCGTAATTTTCTATCAGCTCGTGGTATTGTAATTTATTTAGAAACAACAATCGATAAACAATTATCACGTACTAAAAGAGATAAAAAAAGACCATTATTACAAGTCACAGCTTCAAATCGAACTGTACTAGAAGATTTAGCTTATAAAAGAAATCCTTTATATGAAAATATTGCAGATATTACAGTGCAAACTGATAATCAAAGTGCTAAATCTGTAGCGTTTAACATCATTAATTTATTAGAAAAAATATAG
- the deoD gene encoding purine-nucleoside phosphorylase, with protein sequence MSTPHIDSQKNDFSDVVLMPGDPVRAKYIAKNYLSNCVQINSTRLMLAYTGFYKNKKVSVMSHGIGIPSASLYVRELILEYNVKKIVRIGTCGTVSNDIKLRDIVISMGASTDSKVNRIGFNNHDFAAISDYNMLHAAVQIAKKMNIEVYVGNFFTTDSFYNDDKNMLDILKKYNILGIDMETAGIYAVASELRAQALSICTVSDHIEKKEKVSSKDRESSFEDMINIALELIILHK encoded by the coding sequence GTGTCGACGCCTCACATTGATAGTCAAAAAAATGATTTTTCAGATGTAGTTCTTATGCCAGGTGATCCTGTACGAGCCAAATATATTGCTAAGAATTATTTGAGTAATTGTGTACAGATAAATAGCACTCGTTTGATGTTAGCTTATACTGGATTTTATAAAAATAAAAAAGTTTCAGTAATGAGTCATGGTATAGGAATACCATCTGCATCTCTTTATGTTAGAGAATTAATTCTTGAATATAATGTAAAAAAAATTGTGCGAATAGGAACTTGTGGTACGGTATCAAATGATATAAAATTACGTGATATAGTTATTAGTATGGGGGCTTCTACTGATTCAAAGGTCAATAGAATAGGATTTAATAATCATGATTTTGCTGCTATTTCTGATTATAATATGCTTCATGCAGCAGTTCAAATCGCAAAAAAAATGAATATTGAAGTTTATGTTGGTAATTTTTTTACCACAGACTCTTTTTATAATGATGATAAAAATATGTTAGATATTTTGAAAAAATATAATATTCTCGGTATAGACATGGAGACTGCTGGAATATATGCAGTAGCTTCAGAATTAAGAGCACAAGCATTATCAATATGCACGGTTTCTGATCATATTGAAAAAAAAGAAAAAGTTTCTTCAAAAGATAGAGAATCAAGTTTTGAGGATATGATTAATATTGCTTTAGAATTAATTATATTGCATAAATAG
- a CDS encoding phosphopentomutase — protein MKRVFLMVLDSFGIGFSSDAKKFNDIGADTFGHISEQCFLGQANIGRKGVLNIPNLVKLGLIKASEKSTGKLPLGFNNNSKIIASYGFASEISSGKDTTSGHWEIAGVPVLDDWFYFKNIHNSFPDVILKEIIYKSKLSGFIGNCHASGTNIINDLGEEHIQTNKPIFYTSTDSVFQVACHEVFFKLSNLYRLCENIRFILDKYQYKVARVIARPFIGNKSHFQRTGNRRDFSIKPFETTVMKKLIDEKKGKVIAIGKTSDIFAGIGISKNVKANGLNALCDSTISEIKKSKNNTLIFTNLVDFDSNWGHRRDVAGYAKGLELFDSRLSEIIDLVTENDLLILTADHGCDPTWKGTDHTRENIPILLYSPGIKTNFLGHRKTFSDIGQTIAKYFLLSNMSYGENML, from the coding sequence ATGAAACGAGTTTTTTTAATGGTTCTAGATTCTTTTGGTATAGGTTTTAGTTCTGATGCTAAAAAATTTAATGATATTGGTGCAGATACATTTGGACATATATCTGAACAATGTTTTTTAGGTCAAGCTAATATAGGTAGAAAAGGCGTTTTAAATATACCTAATTTAGTAAAGTTAGGATTAATAAAAGCTTCTGAAAAATCAACAGGAAAATTACCTTTAGGATTTAATAATAATTCAAAAATTATTGCTAGTTATGGTTTTGCTAGTGAAATATCTTCTGGTAAAGATACTACCTCAGGACACTGGGAAATTGCAGGAGTACCTGTTTTAGACGATTGGTTTTATTTTAAAAATATACATAATAGCTTTCCTGATGTTATTTTAAAAGAAATTATTTACAAATCAAAATTATCAGGTTTTATTGGTAATTGTCATGCATCAGGAACTAATATTATAAATGATTTAGGTGAAGAACATATTCAAACAAATAAACCTATTTTTTATACTTCTACAGATTCTGTATTTCAAGTAGCATGTCATGAAGTTTTTTTTAAATTATCTAATCTTTATCGATTATGTGAGAATATTCGTTTCATTTTAGATAAATATCAATATAAAGTAGCAAGAGTAATTGCAAGACCGTTTATTGGAAATAAATCACATTTTCAACGTACTGGTAATAGACGTGATTTTTCAATAAAACCTTTTGAAACGACTGTCATGAAAAAACTAATAGATGAAAAAAAAGGAAAAGTTATTGCAATTGGTAAAACTTCTGATATTTTTGCTGGAATAGGAATAAGTAAGAATGTAAAAGCAAATGGTTTAAATGCATTATGTGACTCAACGATTAGTGAAATAAAAAAATCAAAAAATAATACATTAATTTTTACTAATTTAGTAGATTTTGATTCAAATTGGGGGCATCGTCGTGATGTTGCTGGATATGCTAAAGGCTTAGAGCTTTTTGATTCTAGATTATCTGAGATAATTGATTTAGTAACAGAAAATGATTTATTAATTTTAACTGCAGATCATGGATGTGATCCTACTTGGAAAGGAACAGATCATACTCGAGAAAATATTCCTATATTACTTTATTCACCAGGTATTAAAACAAATTTTCTAGGACACCGTAAAACGTTTTCTGACATAGGACAAACTATTGCTAAGTATTTTTTATTATCTAATATGTCATATGGTGAAAATATGCTTTAA
- a CDS encoding peptide chain release factor 3, giving the protein MFNINHKQELNKRRTFAIISHPDAGKTTITEKMLFFGKAIRSSGTIKGRGSGKYAKSDWMNIEKERGISVTTSVMQFTYKNILINLLDTPGHQDFSEDTYRILTAVDCCIVVIDAAKGVEERTKKLIDVTRIHNTPIITFINKLDRDSREPIEILDEIEKKLELSCIPITWPISCGKNFKGVYHIHDKIIYSYKNRALNKNFFLDFRDVYSSSNKLVKNYLGTDLSRHIHQELELIINIYPEFDNKKFLKGSLTPVFFGSALGNLGIDHLLSGLIRWAPSPLYRRSNKRIVKPEEKKFTGFVFKIQANMDLKHRDRIAFMRIVSGQYTQGMKLRHVRTKKNIIVSDAFSFLAGDRLSIKKSYPGDVIGIHNHGTIKIGDTFTQGEDLKFIGIPSFAPEIFRCIFLSNPLQQKKLIKGLIQLSEEGAVQVFRPITNNKLILGAIGVLQFDVVIARLKIEYSVNAIYKEVNVILARWIASKNDYSIKNFLNKHSAYLGYDSSNSLIYLAPSNANLKIVMEQNPDIFFEKTREQ; this is encoded by the coding sequence ATGTTTAATATAAATCATAAACAGGAATTAAATAAAAGAAGAACTTTTGCTATTATTTCCCATCCTGATGCTGGAAAAACTACTATTACTGAAAAAATGTTATTTTTTGGAAAAGCTATTCGCTCTTCAGGGACAATTAAAGGAAGGGGGAGTGGAAAATATGCAAAATCAGATTGGATGAATATTGAAAAAGAACGTGGAATTTCTGTCACTACTTCTGTTATGCAGTTTACATATAAAAATATTTTAATTAATTTACTGGATACTCCTGGTCATCAAGATTTTTCAGAAGATACATATCGTATTCTTACTGCTGTAGATTGTTGTATAGTAGTAATCGATGCTGCTAAAGGTGTAGAAGAGAGAACAAAAAAATTAATAGATGTAACACGTATTCATAATACTCCTATTATTACTTTTATTAATAAATTAGATCGTGATAGCCGAGAACCAATAGAAATTTTAGATGAAATTGAGAAAAAATTAGAATTGAGTTGTATTCCTATCACATGGCCTATTAGTTGCGGAAAAAATTTTAAAGGTGTTTATCATATTCATGATAAAATAATTTATTCATATAAAAATAGAGCTTTAAATAAAAATTTTTTTTTAGATTTTCGAGACGTATATAGCTCATCTAATAAACTTGTAAAAAACTATCTTGGAACAGATTTATCCAGACATATACATCAAGAATTGGAATTAATTATTAATATATATCCAGAATTTGATAATAAAAAATTTTTAAAAGGTAGTTTAACGCCTGTTTTTTTTGGTAGTGCTCTTGGTAATTTGGGTATTGATCATTTATTAAGCGGTTTAATACGATGGGCTCCTTCTCCTCTATATCGTAGAAGCAATAAGCGTATTGTAAAACCTGAAGAAAAAAAATTTACAGGTTTTGTATTTAAAATTCAAGCTAATATGGATTTAAAACACCGTGATCGAATAGCTTTTATGAGAATTGTTTCAGGGCAATATACACAAGGAATGAAATTAAGACATGTACGAACAAAAAAAAATATAATTGTCTCTGATGCATTTTCTTTTTTAGCAGGAGATAGATTATCAATAAAAAAATCTTATCCTGGTGATGTTATAGGAATTCATAATCATGGCACAATAAAAATTGGAGATACTTTTACACAAGGAGAAGATCTCAAATTTATTGGTATCCCGAGCTTTGCACCAGAAATCTTTCGTTGTATTTTTTTATCTAATCCCCTTCAACAAAAAAAATTAATAAAAGGTTTAATTCAGTTATCAGAAGAGGGAGCTGTTCAAGTGTTTCGTCCTATAACTAATAATAAATTAATTTTAGGTGCTATTGGAGTGTTACAATTTGATGTTGTTATTGCACGATTAAAAATAGAATATAGTGTTAATGCAATATATAAAGAAGTTAATGTTATTCTTGCGCGCTGGATTGCATCCAAAAATGATTATAGTATTAAGAATTTTTTAAATAAACACAGTGCTTATTTAGGATATGATAGTTCTAATAGTTTAATATATTTAGCACCTAGTAATGCTAATTTAAAAATAGTTATGGAACAAAATCCTGATATTTTTTTTGAAAAAACAAGAGAACAATAA
- the ansA gene encoding asparaginase, giving the protein MKKKNIYIAYTGGTIGMQKSKYGYIPVSGYLQKQLINMPEFHSPEMPYFTIKEYQPLIDSSNMTPIEWQVIADDIGENYYKYDGFVILHGTDTMAYTASALSFILENLEKPVIITGSQIPLSKIRSDGRQNLLNSLLMAANYPIHEVTLFFNNKLYRGNRATKSHANGFDAFSSPNLAPLLEIGVNIQYLYKKKDMKNHYKKLKVYQITPQPISIITIYPGISSKVIKHSLSYPVKALILCTYGIGNAPQNRDFLKELYLAYKKNIIIINLTQCVSGRVNMHGYATGSSLIKVGVISGFDLTVEAALTKLHFLLSQNISKEKICFQMQNNLRGELTPI; this is encoded by the coding sequence ATGAAGAAAAAAAATATATATATTGCATATACTGGAGGAACTATAGGTATGCAAAAATCAAAATATGGATATATTCCAGTTTCTGGATATCTTCAAAAACAACTCATAAATATGCCTGAATTTCATAGTCCAGAAATGCCATATTTTACTATAAAAGAATATCAACCATTAATCGATTCCTCTAATATGACACCAATAGAATGGCAAGTTATTGCGGATGACATTGGAGAAAATTATTATAAATATGATGGTTTTGTAATTCTTCATGGAACAGATACAATGGCATATACAGCTTCTGCTTTATCATTTATATTAGAAAATTTAGAAAAACCAGTAATTATAACAGGTTCTCAAATACCTTTATCAAAAATTCGTTCTGATGGTCGTCAAAATTTATTAAACTCTCTTCTCATGGCTGCAAATTATCCTATTCATGAAGTCACTTTATTTTTTAATAATAAATTATATAGAGGTAATAGAGCAACGAAATCACATGCTAATGGTTTTGACGCTTTCTCTTCTCCTAATTTAGCACCATTATTAGAAATAGGGGTAAATATTCAATATTTATACAAAAAAAAAGACATGAAAAATCATTATAAAAAATTAAAAGTCTATCAAATAACACCACAACCTATCAGTATAATCACTATTTATCCAGGAATTTCTAGTAAAGTTATTAAGCATTCTTTATCATATCCAGTAAAAGCATTAATTTTATGCACATATGGAATAGGAAACGCTCCTCAAAATAGAGATTTTTTAAAAGAATTATACCTAGCATACAAAAAAAATATTATTATTATTAATTTAACACAATGTGTTTCTGGAAGAGTTAATATGCATGGATACGCAACAGGAAGCTCGCTTATAAAAGTAGGTGTTATTAGTGGTTTTGATTTGACAGTAGAAGCAGCTTTAACTAAATTGCATTTTTTATTAAGTCAAAATATTTCAAAAGAAAAAATTTGCTTTCAAATGCAAAATAATTTACGTGGTGAACTCACACCTATTTGA